The following are from one region of the Poecilia reticulata strain Guanapo linkage group LG7, Guppy_female_1.0+MT, whole genome shotgun sequence genome:
- the LOC103466982 gene encoding girdin-like isoform X2 has product MSMETKNLITEHEDLKMQIEQLLQKNDENIRKLFAENKSLKEKNTTLAGDKTTLEQKCAALEKEKTTLEQKCAALEKENTTLGQKNTYLEQTTLEQIDSILEQSNAAFDQEKTALKLKNTALEQKNTTLEQKFTALEKEKTILEQKCTDLEKKNTNLELRNTSLEQRSISLERIDAVLEQANATLEKDNASMEQENTALKERKIALEQRGTILEQENSALKLKNIALEQQKTVLEQIDEALEQAHITLEQDNTTLEQENTALKKRNIDLEQRGTTMEQNITTLEQNITTLEQKNTSLEQRIIALERIDAVLEQANATLEQDNAALEQENTALKERKIALERNIATLQRNNNILEQENTELEDNNASLQEENDMLRQAKSALAEEKNHLKLTYMGLQYRSVASEQEIKVLERMNTNLELEVEQLNQRLRDKEEQQNEELSEEEDDEDNQPFSDQPQERPPIFRRVVRGFTSTLVRMYRTVNLRH; this is encoded by the exons ATGTCGATGGAAACTAAAAACCTTATAACAGAGCACGAGGATCTGAAGATGCAAATTGAACAGCTTCTTCAAAAAAACGATGAGAACATTAGAAAActttttgcagaaaacaaaagtttaaaggaGAAGAACACCACACTGGCAGGGGACAAAACCACCCTGGAGCAGAAATGCGCTGccctggagaaggaaaaaaccACCCTGGAGCAGAAATGCGCTGCCCTAGAGAAGGAAAACACCACCCTGGGTCAGAAAAACACCTACCTGGAACAGACCACCTTAGAGCAAATAGACTCCATCTTGGAGCAGTCAAACGCCGCCTTCGATCAGGAGAAGACCGCCCTGAAGCTGAAAAACACTGccctggagcagaaaaacacaacccTGGAACAGAAATTCACTGCCCTAGAGAAGGAAAAAACCATCTTGGAGCAGAAATGCACTGatctggagaagaaaaacacaaacctggAGCTGAGAAATACCTCCCTGGAGCAGAGAAGCATTTCCTTGGAGCGAATAGATGCAGTTTTAGAGCAGGCAAACGCCACCCTGGAGAAGGATAATGCCTCCATGGAGCAGGAGAACACCGCCCTGAAGGAGAGGAAAATAGCGTTGGAGCAGAGAGGCACCATCCTGGAGCAGGAGAACAGCGCACTGAAGCTGAAAAACATTGCCTTGGAGCAGCAGAAGACTGTCTTGGAGCAGATAGATGAAGCCTTGGAGCAGGCACACATCACCCTGGAGCAGGATAACACCACCTTGGAACAGGAGAACACCGCCCTGAAGAAGAGAAACATCGACTTGGAGCAGAGAGGCACCACCATGGAGCAGAACATCACCACCCTGGAGCAGAACATCACCACCCTGGAGCAGAAGAACACCTCCCTGGAGCAGAGAATCATCGCCTTGGAGCGAATAGATGCCGTATTGGAGCAAGCAAACGCCACCCTGGAGCAGGATAACGCCGCCTTGGAGCAGGAGAACACCGCCCTGAAGGAGAGAAAGATCGCCTTGGAGCGGAACATCGCCACCCTGCAGCGGAACAACAACATTTTGGAGCAGGAGAACACCGAACTAGAAGACAATAACGCCtccctgcaggaggaaaacgACATGCTCCGCCAGGCAAAGAGCGCCTtggcagaggaaaaaaaccacctcaagcTGACTTACATGGGCCTGCAGTACAGAAGCGTCGCCTCCGAGCAGGAAATAAAAGTCTTGGAGCGCATGAATACTAACCTTGAGCTTGAAGTGGAACAGCTGAACCAAAGGCTGAGGGACAAAGAG GAGCAGCAGAACGAGGAGCTATCAGAAGAGGAAGACGACGAAGACAACCAGCCGTTTTCAGACCAGCCTCAGGAGCGGCCACCTATATTCAGACGTGTGGTCAGAGGTTTCACCAGTACACTTGTGAGAATGTACCGAACAGTCAATCTCAGGCACTAA
- the LOC103466982 gene encoding girdin-like isoform X1 encodes MSMETKNLITEHEDLKMQIEQLLQKNDENIRKLFAENKSLKEKNTTLAGDKTTLEQKCAALEKEKTTLEQKCAALEKENTTLGQKNTYLEQTTLEQIDSILEQSNAAFDQEKTALKLKNTALEQKNTTLEQKFTALEKEKTILEQKCTDLEKKNTNLELRNTSLEQRSISLERIDAVLEQANATLEKDNASMEQENTALKERKIALEQRGTILEQENSALKLKNIALEQQKTVLEQIDEALEQAHITLEQDNTTLEQENTALKKRNIDLEQRGTTMEQNITTLEQNITTLEQKNTSLEQRIIALERIDAVLEQANATLEQDNAALEQENTALKERKIALERNIATLQRNNNILEQENTELEDNNASLQEENDMLRQAKSALAEEKNHLKLTYMGLQYRSVASEQEIKVLERMNTNLELEVEQLNQRLRDKEEQRNEEQQNEEQQNEELSEEEDDEDNQPFSDQPQERPPIFRRVVRGFTSTLVRMYRTVNLRH; translated from the coding sequence ATGTCGATGGAAACTAAAAACCTTATAACAGAGCACGAGGATCTGAAGATGCAAATTGAACAGCTTCTTCAAAAAAACGATGAGAACATTAGAAAActttttgcagaaaacaaaagtttaaaggaGAAGAACACCACACTGGCAGGGGACAAAACCACCCTGGAGCAGAAATGCGCTGccctggagaaggaaaaaaccACCCTGGAGCAGAAATGCGCTGCCCTAGAGAAGGAAAACACCACCCTGGGTCAGAAAAACACCTACCTGGAACAGACCACCTTAGAGCAAATAGACTCCATCTTGGAGCAGTCAAACGCCGCCTTCGATCAGGAGAAGACCGCCCTGAAGCTGAAAAACACTGccctggagcagaaaaacacaacccTGGAACAGAAATTCACTGCCCTAGAGAAGGAAAAAACCATCTTGGAGCAGAAATGCACTGatctggagaagaaaaacacaaacctggAGCTGAGAAATACCTCCCTGGAGCAGAGAAGCATTTCCTTGGAGCGAATAGATGCAGTTTTAGAGCAGGCAAACGCCACCCTGGAGAAGGATAATGCCTCCATGGAGCAGGAGAACACCGCCCTGAAGGAGAGGAAAATAGCGTTGGAGCAGAGAGGCACCATCCTGGAGCAGGAGAACAGCGCACTGAAGCTGAAAAACATTGCCTTGGAGCAGCAGAAGACTGTCTTGGAGCAGATAGATGAAGCCTTGGAGCAGGCACACATCACCCTGGAGCAGGATAACACCACCTTGGAACAGGAGAACACCGCCCTGAAGAAGAGAAACATCGACTTGGAGCAGAGAGGCACCACCATGGAGCAGAACATCACCACCCTGGAGCAGAACATCACCACCCTGGAGCAGAAGAACACCTCCCTGGAGCAGAGAATCATCGCCTTGGAGCGAATAGATGCCGTATTGGAGCAAGCAAACGCCACCCTGGAGCAGGATAACGCCGCCTTGGAGCAGGAGAACACCGCCCTGAAGGAGAGAAAGATCGCCTTGGAGCGGAACATCGCCACCCTGCAGCGGAACAACAACATTTTGGAGCAGGAGAACACCGAACTAGAAGACAATAACGCCtccctgcaggaggaaaacgACATGCTCCGCCAGGCAAAGAGCGCCTtggcagaggaaaaaaaccacctcaagcTGACTTACATGGGCCTGCAGTACAGAAGCGTCGCCTCCGAGCAGGAAATAAAAGTCTTGGAGCGCATGAATACTAACCTTGAGCTTGAAGTGGAACAGCTGAACCAAAGGCTGAGGGACAAAGAGGAGCAGCGGAACGAGGAGCAGCAGAACGAGGAGCAGCAGAACGAGGAGCTATCAGAAGAGGAAGACGACGAAGACAACCAGCCGTTTTCAGACCAGCCTCAGGAGCGGCCACCTATATTCAGACGTGTGGTCAGAGGTTTCACCAGTACACTTGTGAGAATGTACCGAACAGTCAATCTCAGGCACTAA
- the LOC103467073 gene encoding polyhomeotic-like protein 2 — MTSGNGSTNSSQHNGDGKAAQQAIDKSHILTHLIEGFVIQEGAEPFPVERPSFSIESLRRRAADSKMDGLSSKELKAQQEPMLTCELCGKVDFAYIFKRSKRFCSTVCAKRYNVGCTKRMGLFPNRRTSLENLKRRTLNGNYKNSSLESKKKIAPSAGQNVHPAHGESSQCSDLSGYKGVPSPPLSTVPRVPAVPTPDLPPLPYSFVHSDPGQWNIQDVYRFISSLPGGSLIVFVPLRRITVQQLISXVCKTEHRTPDIIIFRIYNKA; from the exons ATGACCTCTGGGAATGGGAGCACTAACAGCAGCCAGCACAATGGAGACGGCAAAGCAGCTCAGCAGGCCATAGACAAGTCCCACATCCTGACGCATCTGATCGAAGGCTTCGTCATCCAGGAAGGTGCCGAGCCTTTCCCT GTGGAGCGTCCATCTTTTTCTATAGAGAGCCTCCGGAGACGGGCAGCAGATTCAAAGATGGACGGCTTATCTTCCAAGG AGCTAAAGGCCCAACAGGAGCCCATGTTGACCTGCGAACTGTGCGGTAAGGTGGACTTTGCCTACATCTTTAAAAGATCCAAGAGGTTCTGCTCCACAGTGTGTGCTAAACG CTACAATGTGGGATGCACAAAGAGAATGGGTCTCTTCCCGAACCGCAGAACCAGCCTGGAGAACCTGAAGAGACGAACGTTGAATGGGAAttacaaaaacagcagcttggAGTCTAAAAAGAAG ATtgctccctctgctggtcaGAATGTTCACCCTGCACACGGAGAGTCCAGTCAGTGTTCAGACCTGTCCGGCTACAAGGGAGTCCCGTCACCCCCCTTGTCTACGGTCCCTCGGGTTCCTGCRGTGCCGACCCCCGACCTCCCGCCGCTCCCCTACAGCTTTGTGCACAGCGATCCGGGTCAGTGGAACATCCAGGACGTCTACAGGTTCATATCCTCCCTGCCAGGTGGGTCTTTGATAGTTTTTGTTCCACTTAGAAGAATTACTGTGCAACAATTGATTTCGGNGGTCTGCAAAACAGAGCACAGAACTCCTGACATCATTATTTTCAGGATTTATAATAAGGCTTAA
- the kiaa2013 gene encoding uncharacterized protein KIAA2013 homolog gives MWLQQRLKGLPGLLSSSWARRVLIGTLLFLIFYWFLGAERRWTFLGGSAVPGGAAGECLQSEIHKWKSTADRGEGIYSTPSEPLDMPFVSGNGHILIDVGANKLWVASSSQPGSAPVHQTEHSPRVNVRLAGGLAEAEANLLGYRKGAVLSVRCASPAAVQSARDCVSIREEFIAHRSRPNVYLQRIHINNPSDRVANVDISAGSPGSRSRFSSSVDTLGDREVELSSGTVQVENSQVVLVVVVTRKLKNRIQVAAKSEYSDNILSVVWTSEPIESSKLEATFSSLRDGAKKEMEELLRADVKELVQKHQQAWMDLFSSGIEMRKITDSHTPSSRTVNNTLYYILSSSTAPLLDQRPSAEERARLMSSLNYADHCFSGHATMHAENLWPERVSNTAQILQLITLWTLTLQKRGCKVLVAAGAHGAMQGMVLSFGGLQFTENHLQFQADPDVLHNSYALRGIHYNQDLINLAVLLDSEGKPFLHLSVRQQEAAVKLYACEAGCLNEPVELTSEVKGHTFPVMVTQPITPLLYISTDLRHLQDLRHTLHLKAILAHEEHMANRYPGLPFLFWFSVASLITLFHLFLFKLIYNEYCGPGAKPFFRSKVSSKREDDCCDSSEVA, from the exons atgtGGCTGCAGCAGAGACTGAAGGGGCTACCGGGCTTGTTGTCGAGTAGCTGGGCGCGAAGGGTCCTCATCGGgacgctcctcttcctcatcttctaCTGGTTCCTGGGGGCAGAGCGCAGGTGGACGTTCCTGGGCGGTTCGGCTGTGCCCGGAGGCGCTGCGGGGGAGTGCCTCCAGAGTGAGATCCACAAGTGGAAGTCCACAGCGGATCGGGGAGAGGGGATCTACAGCACCCCCTCTGAGCCGCTGGACATGCCTTTCGTGTCGGGAAACGGCCATATTCTCATCGATGTGGGCGCCAACAAGTTGTGGGTGGCTTCGTCTTCACAGCCGGGCTCAGCGCCGGTTCACCAAACCGAACACTCTCCGAGGGTCAACGTCCGCCTTGCGGGGGGACTGGCCGAGGCTGAAGCTAACTTGCTGGGGTACCGGAAGGGAGCAGTGCTCTCGGTCCGGTGCGCCTCGCCGGCCGCGGTGCAGTCCGCCCGGGACTGCGTGTCCATCCGAGAGGAGTTCATCGCCCACCGGAGCCGACCCAACGTGTACCTGCAACGAATCCACATCAACAACCCCTCGGATCGGGTCGCTAACGTGGACATATCAGCCGGAAGCCCAGGATCGAGGAGCAGGTTTTCCTCCAGCGTGGACACGCTCGGCGACAGGGAGGTGGAGCTGTCCTCCGGGACGGTGCAGGTGGAGAACAGCCAGGTCgtgttggtggtggtggtcaCCAGAAAGCTGAAGAACAGGATCCAGGTCGCTGCAAAATCCGAGTACTCGGACAACATCCTGTCTGTGGTCTGGACCTCAGAGCCCATCGAGTCCTCGAAGCTGGAGGCGACCTTCAGCAGCCTCAGAGATGGCGCCaagaaggagatggaggagcttCTGAGGGCTGACGTGAAGGAGCTGGTTCAGAAACACCAGCAGGCCTGGATGGACCTCTTTAGCTCAG GTATCGAAATGAGAAAGATCACGGACTCCCACACGCCGTCCAGTCGCACTGTGAACAACACCCTCTACTACATCCTGTCCTCCTCCACGGCGCCTCTGCTCGACCAGCGGCCGAGCGCGGAGGAGCGTGCGCGCCTCATGTCCAGCCTCAACTACGCCGACCACTGCTTCAGCGGCCACGCCACCATGCACGCCGAGAACCTGTGGCCTGAACGCGTGAGCAACACGGCTCAGATCCTGCAGCTGATCACGCTGTGGACCCTCACCCTGCAGAAGAGGGGCTGCAAGGTGCTGGTTGCCGCTGGCGCCCACGGGGCCATGCAGGGCATGGTGCTCAGCTTCGGCGGCCTCCAGTTCACAGAGAACCACCTTCAGTTCCAGGCCGACCCGGACGTGCTGCACAACAGCTACGCCCTGCGGGGGATCCACTACAACCAGGACCTGATCAACCTGGCCGTGTTGCTGGACAGCGAGGGGAAGCCCTTCCTGCACCTGTCGGTGAGGCAGCAGGAGGCGGCAGTCAAGCTGTACGCCTGCGAGGCCGGCTGCCTCAACGAGCCTGTCGAACTCACCTCCGAGGTCAAAGGCCACACGTTCCCCGTCATGGTGACCCAGCCCATCACGCCGCTGCTCTACATCTCCACCGACCTGCGCCACCTGCAGGACCTGCGCCACACGCTGCACCTCAAGGCCATCCTGGCTCACGAGGAGCACATGGCGAACAGATACCCTGGCCTGCCCTTTCTGTTCTGGTTCAGTGTGGCGTCGCTCATCACCCTGTTCCACCTCTTCCTGTTTAAACTCATCTACAACGAGTACTGCGGCCCCGGCGCCAAGCCTTTCTTCAGGAGCAAG gtCTCCAGCAAAAGGGAAGATGACTGCTGCGACTCCTCGGAGGTCGCTTAA